The following coding sequences lie in one Sorghum bicolor cultivar BTx623 chromosome 6, Sorghum_bicolor_NCBIv3, whole genome shotgun sequence genomic window:
- the LOC8060198 gene encoding protein NLP2: MDVPTPPSRTSCNSNISNIGSPMQSFDDPFGVAAMTSFDGYSELCSPSVADHIFSLLNDPSAAQQMFAMWPSLGSSPRASAAREDMPFDTYPGPVDAAASLAQRINSASALNPTGVDIGLKDSDGLIPNNGSQQGSNIIPRSVGNFLADRMLMALSLFRKSLSDGVLAQVWMPIEHNGRVVLSTSEQPYLLDQDLAGYREVSRSFYFSVKEEPGLHLGLPGRVFISGVPEWTSSVMYYSKPEYLRMEHALLHEIRGSLAMPVYDPSKGSCCAVLELVTNKEKPDFDAEMDIVCDALQAVNLQTTTDRGNQKVYSENQKSAFTEILDVLRAICHAHMLPLALTWVPTSNSITNGFCVQKNIGVDSQPGKAVLRIHETACYVNDAKMQGFLHACAERHLEKGQGIAGRALKSNLPFFSPDIREYSIEDYPLAHHARKFGLHAAVAIRLRSTYTGNDDYILEFFLPVNCKGCGEQQMLLNNLSSTMQRICKSLRTVSETEIENVRATAPMCEKTNGSCLPTGNSESSSHEDQPITESAFQDLSLGDKQGDREPDKARSSSMRVAEKKRSTSEKNFSLDVLRKYFSGSLRDAAMSLGVCPTTLKRICRQHGISRWPSRKINKVNRSLKKIEKVIKSVHGVDRSLQYDPATGSLVPATSLPDKMPFSACDTLPTSSVGKTVEEKSSPKSEQDLSSPDGWQREASQFHVSSIPKRDGDEVQMLANNNKGSRNYASGIASITPHSNSEDTQGPLCPIVAVNYLHTGEPCYINSPTSLHPSMDSIEGQTMGMNSPFVQQADVTMVDGHDTKEQTHPSTSGMTDSSSGSASSQPTFKGNPGHTLLKDRSSPALTVKATYNGDTVRFKFLPTMGWYHLLEEIAKRFKLTTGAFQLKYKDDEDEWVILANDADLQECMDVLDSISSCNMKLQVRDLPCLISSSGSSSCLQVEAHSS; this comes from the exons CTGCCATGACGAGCTTTGATGGATACTCGGAGCTCTGCAGCCCATCAGTTGCTGATCACATATTCTCGCTGCTGAATGACCCCTCGGCTGCGCAACAGATGTTTGCCATGTGGCCATCCTTGGGATCATCTCCGCGTGCTTCTGCTGCGAGAGAAGACATGCCGTTTGACACCTATCCTGGACCTGTGGACGCGGCAGCATCACTTGCTCAAAGGATTAACTCAGCATCAGCATTGAACCCAACTGGAGTGGACATAGGGCTAAAAGACTCAGATGGGCTTATTCCAAATAATGGTtcacagcaagggagtaacatCATTCCAAGGTCCGTTGGCAACTTTCTTGCAGACAGGATGCTCATGGCGCTATCTTTGTTCAGGAAGTCATTGAGCGATGGTGTTCTTGCGCAAGTCTGGATGCCCATTGAGCACAATGGTCGTGTCGTGTTGAGTACATCCGAGCAGCCCTATTTACTTGACCAGGATCTTGCAGGTTACAGAGAAGTTTCTAGAAGTTTCTATTTTTCAGTTAAGGAGGAGCCTGGTCTGCACCTAGGGCTTCCAGGGAGGGTCTTCATATCCGGGGTGCCAGAGTGGACCTCAAGTGTTATGTATTACAGTAAGCCAGAGTATTTGAGAATGGAGCATGCTCTTCTTCATGAAATACGAGGGTCACTTGCTATGCCAGTTTATGATCCCAGCAAGGGCTCTTGTTGCGCTGTTCTAGAACTTGTCACGAACAAGGAGAAACCTGATTTTGATGCAGAGATGGACATTGTCTGCGATGCCTTGCAG GCTGTGAACTTGCAGACAACAACAGATCGTGGCAATCAGAAG GTTTACTCTGAAAATCAGAAATCTGCTTTTACCGAGATTTTGGATGTTCTAAGAGCTATTTGTCATGCACATATGCTTCCTTTGGCCCTTACGTGGGTCCCTACATCAAACAGCATCACTAATGGTTTTTGTGTTCAAAAGAATATTGGGGTTGATTCGCAACCAGGAAAAGCAGTACTTCGTATCCATGAAACGGCTTGTTATGTTAACGATGCAAAGATGCAGGGGtttcttcatgcatgtgctgaaCGTCATCTTGAGAAAGGGCAGGGTATTGCAGGCCGAGCCCTTAAATCCAATCTTCCATTCTTTTCGCCTGATATAAGAGAGTACAGTATCGAAGACTACCCGCTTGCACACCATGCTCGTAAATTTGGTCTGCATGCTGCTGTAGCCATCCGGCTGAGGAGTACGTACACCGGTAACGATGACTACATACTAGAATTTTTTCTCCCAGTCAACTGCAAGGGCTGTGGAGAGCAGCAGATGTTATTAAACAACCTTTCCAGCACAATGCAAAGAATATGCAAAAGCTTGCGAACAGTTTCTGAAACAGAGATTGAAAATGTTAGAGCTACTGCACCAATGTGTGAGAAGACTAATGGAAGTTGTTTACCAACTGGTAACTCTGAAAGTTCCTCACATGAGGACCAGCCAATCACAGAATCTGCATTCCAGGATCTATCTTTGGGTGACAAACAAGGAGACAGAGAACCTGACAAG GCACGGAGTAGCTCAATGCGAGTTGCAGAAAAAAAACGCAGTACATCTGAAAAGAATTTTAGTCTGGATGTTCTTCGCAAATACTTCTCTGGGAGCCTTAGGGATGCTGCAATGAGCCTTGGTG TTTGTCCAACGACTTTAAAACGAATATGCAGACAACATGGAATTTCCAGATGGCCATCTCGAAAGATAAACAAGGTCAATCGTTCATTGAAGAAGATTGAGAAGGTCATTAAATCTGTTCATGGTGTGGATAGATCTTTGCAGTACGACCCTGCTACTGGGTCGCTTGTTCCAGCAACCTCTCTTCCGGATAAGATGCCATTCTCTGCTTGTGATACATTGCCTACCTCATCTGTTGGGAAAACAGTGGAGGAAAAATCTAGCCCAAAATCAGAACAAGATTTGTCTTCACCTGATGGATGGCAAAGAGAAGCTAGCCAATTTCATGTCTCCAGTATACCAAAAAGGGATGGTGACGAAGTTCAAATGCTGGCAAACAACAACAAAGGCAGCAGAAACTATGCTTCTGGTATTGCAAGTATCACACCACATTCAAACTCTGAAGACACACAAGGTCCTCTGTGTCCCATTGTTGCTGTTAATTATTTGCATACTGGAGAACCATGCTACATCAATTCTCCGACCTCCCTCCACCCAAGCATGGATAGCATTGAAGGCCAAACAATGGGAATGAACTCGCCATTTGTACAACAAGCAGATGTCACTATGGTCGATGGTCATGACACCAAGGAGCAGACCCACCCTTCCACCTCTGGCATGACTGATTCTTCGAGCGGCAGTGCCTCAAGTCAGCCTACTTTCAAGGGGAACCCAGGACACACCCTCCTCAAAGATAGAAGCAGCCCCGCACTGACAGTGAAAGCTACCTACAATGGCGACACTGTGCGGTTCAAGTTTCTGCCAACAATGGGCTGGTACCACTTACTGGAAGAGATAGCAAAGAGGTTTAAGCTGACGACTGGAGCGTTCCAGCTCAAATACAAGGATGACGAGGACGAGTGGGTGATCCTGGCGAATGACGCTGACCTCCAGGAGTGCATGGACGTCCTGGACTCGATCAGCTCGTGCAACATGAAGCTGCAGGTGCGCGACCTCCCCTGCCTCATCAGCAGCtcaggcagcagcagctgcttgCAGGTGGAAGCGCATAGCTCATGA
- the LOC8075876 gene encoding uncharacterized protein LOC8075876 isoform X2 codes for MRCRACRKDGSGARSGGGLSSSSKKSRWYQRAVEVLLLIWKQPPPPPTKAAAASGVTTTAKGAAAGPGKLRKSSSLNVAASFTRVCLCAPISSYNSESLYCFQADAAPRRSYSYPRASSASASGGCGAGVSPLVAPPPGAADLQHGAGRGRPLAAIKGRVFRGKSLTDDILMRRFVVDEEATRRRNEMEVIRRRHAAASKRRRLGPSPLRRMALAESESEAETEEEEAPPEAPPAAAAPAAAAAAAAGTGRLGTDNRVAAAVA; via the coding sequence ATGCGTTGCCGTGCGTGCAGAAAAGATGGCAGCGGCGCGAGATCAGGCGGTGGtctgtcgtcgtcgtccaagAAGTCCCGGTGGTACCAGCGCGCGGTGGAGGTGCTCCTCCTCATCTGgaagcagccgccgccgccgccgacgaaggCCGCGGCGGCGTCGGGGGTGACGACGACGGCCAAGGGCGCGGCGGCGGGGCCCGGGAAGCTGCGCAAGTCCTCGTCGCTGAACGTGGCGGCGTCGTTCACGCGGGTGTGCCTGTGCGCGCCCATCTCCTCGTACAACAGCGAGTCGCTCTACTGCTTCCAGGCCGACGCGGCGCCGCGCCGGAGCTACAGCTACCCGcgcgcgtcgtcggcgtcggcgtccggCGGGTGCGGCGCCGGCGTGAGCCcgctggtggcgccgccgccaggCGCGGCCGACCTGCAGCACGGCGCGGGACGGGGCAGGCCACTGGCCGCGATCAAAGGCCGCGTGTTCCGCGGCAAGTCGCTGACGGACGACATCCTGATGCGGCGGTTCGTGGTGGACGAGGAGGCCACGCGGCGGCGCAACGAGATGGAGGTGATCCGGCGGCGCCACGCCGCGGCGTCCAAGCGCCGGCGCCTGGGACCCAGCCCGCTCCGCCGGATGGCGCtggcggagtcggagtccgaggCCGAaaccgaggaggaggaggcaccACCGGAAGCGCCGCCGGCCGCGGCAGCCCCTgcagcagccgcagcagcagcagctggaacCGGGAGGCTGGGAACGGACAATCGCGTGGCAGCTGCAGTAGCGTAG
- the LOC8075876 gene encoding uncharacterized protein LOC8075876 isoform X1, giving the protein MFLHSLLMQKMAKNTQQPRKDGSGARSGGGLSSSSKKSRWYQRAVEVLLLIWKQPPPPPTKAAAASGVTTTAKGAAAGPGKLRKSSSLNVAASFTRVCLCAPISSYNSESLYCFQADAAPRRSYSYPRASSASASGGCGAGVSPLVAPPPGAADLQHGAGRGRPLAAIKGRVFRGKSLTDDILMRRFVVDEEATRRRNEMEVIRRRHAAASKRRRLGPSPLRRMALAESESEAETEEEEAPPEAPPAAAAPAAAAAAAAGTGRLGTDNRVAAAVA; this is encoded by the exons ATGTTTCTCCACtccctgttgatgcaaaaaatgGCGAAGAACACGCAGCAGCCAAG AAAAGATGGCAGCGGCGCGAGATCAGGCGGTGGtctgtcgtcgtcgtccaagAAGTCCCGGTGGTACCAGCGCGCGGTGGAGGTGCTCCTCCTCATCTGgaagcagccgccgccgccgccgacgaaggCCGCGGCGGCGTCGGGGGTGACGACGACGGCCAAGGGCGCGGCGGCGGGGCCCGGGAAGCTGCGCAAGTCCTCGTCGCTGAACGTGGCGGCGTCGTTCACGCGGGTGTGCCTGTGCGCGCCCATCTCCTCGTACAACAGCGAGTCGCTCTACTGCTTCCAGGCCGACGCGGCGCCGCGCCGGAGCTACAGCTACCCGcgcgcgtcgtcggcgtcggcgtccggCGGGTGCGGCGCCGGCGTGAGCCcgctggtggcgccgccgccaggCGCGGCCGACCTGCAGCACGGCGCGGGACGGGGCAGGCCACTGGCCGCGATCAAAGGCCGCGTGTTCCGCGGCAAGTCGCTGACGGACGACATCCTGATGCGGCGGTTCGTGGTGGACGAGGAGGCCACGCGGCGGCGCAACGAGATGGAGGTGATCCGGCGGCGCCACGCCGCGGCGTCCAAGCGCCGGCGCCTGGGACCCAGCCCGCTCCGCCGGATGGCGCtggcggagtcggagtccgaggCCGAaaccgaggaggaggaggcaccACCGGAAGCGCCGCCGGCCGCGGCAGCCCCTgcagcagccgcagcagcagcagctggaacCGGGAGGCTGGGAACGGACAATCGCGTGGCAGCTGCAGTAGCGTAG